The genomic DNA GCAAGGACCCCGCGTCCGGCCACCAGCAGGCGGCGTTCTTCGTCTCGCTCGACGCGCCGGCCAAGTTCTCCGCGATGTCCTACTGCACGCTGCACGGCCTCTGGGTCAGCGAAGAGGTCCACGTCGAAGTCGAGTAGTCCACGGTCCGCGACACCGCGCCCGCGACGCGGAGGCCCGCTCTCCGCGTCGCGGCGCGTTTCGGCGCGCGACGTCCCGCTTCGCGGCGCCTCGCACGTCGCGGCGCGCGAGGCCGCGCCGCCGGTCCGGTGGCGCCCCAACGCCTGTCGCCCATATTCTTCCCCGGGGACTTGAGGCCTCGAGGGGAGAGTTCGCGCGATGAACCCGAGCACCCGGATCTTCTCGCCGATTTCGTTCGGCGTCGTCTTGATCGCCTTCTTCCTGCCGTTCTTCACCGTCTCGTGCCCGAACACGTGGCTCGTGCGGGTCAGCGGCTGGAACCTCGTCTCCGGCTCGGCGCCGGAGATCAACCCGCAGCTCACGAAGTTCATGACGGAGGGGCTGCAGGGCCTGAAGCCGAAGGCGCCGGACAGCTTCCCCGGCTCGGACTCCGGAACGACGGCGAGCCCGATCCCCGGGCCGACCAACCTGAACCTCAACATGAAGCCGGAGGCGATGGCCGAGAAAGCGCGGACGAGCAAGACCGGCCGCGTGATGGCGATCGGCGCGTTCCTCCTCGCCCTCGCCGGGCTGGCGCTCTTCTTCTTCCCCAACGAAATCGGCGTGGGCGCGATTCCCGCGGGATGCGCCGGCGCCGGCGCGGCCGCGCTCCTCGTGCTCAAGGCGGGAATGAACCCGCCGGAGATGGCGCAGGCGGAGATGTTCGGTTTCCGGATCCAGACGGAGTACGGCTTCTGGATCGCCTTCTTCGGCTTCCTCGCCGCGGTCGCCGTCAATCTCTGGCTGCACCAGCAGCGGCGCGCGGAACTGGCCGCGGTCGCGGAGCGCCAGTTCGACGGGCCGCGCGCGCCGGTGAGCCACGCCTACCCCGCCTTCCCCGGGGAAGAGCCGGAAGGCGCCGAGCGGCAGCCGACCGCCGAGAACGGCGGACGCGCCCCGCGCGAGCCGATCCCGGTCTCGGGGCACGAGCCGGCCGACAAGCCCTGACGCCGCGCCGCTTCAGGCGCGGACGTGCACGCCGAGCGCGAACCGCTTCCCGTTGGGGAGCTGCGCGACGCGTCGCCGCGGCGGCGCGAAGCCGGCCGCGGCGGCCGCCTCGTCGAGGCGCGCCGGATCGACCAGGTCGATGACCGGCGCGAGCCGCTCGAGGCTCGGATAGACCGACGCGCTGACCTTTCCCGCGGGGCAGGGGAGCTGCAGCGCCGTGCCGAGGACGCCGCCGCGCCGCAGCCAGCGGGCGCAGCGCGCGAGCAGCGGCGCCGGCTCGACGTACTCGAAGATCAGCCCGGCGAAGACGAAGTCGAACGCGCCCGCCTCGAGCTCGACCTCCGCCAGATCGCCGCGGATCAACTCGAGGCCGGGGAGGCGCGCGGCGTGCCGCTCCCGCGCCAGCTTCAGAAACTCGGGATTGATGTCGATGCCGACGATGCGGCGCGTCGCCTTCGGATCGATCCGCTCGAAGCCGTTGCCGGTCGCGCAGCCGGGGACGACGACCGCCGCGGGGCGGAACTCGCGCAGCGACTCCTCGAAGACGTCGCCGAGGAGCTGCAGCTGCGCGACGCGCGGGTCGCCCATGTGCCCTTCGTAGTCGGCCGCGGGAATGCCGAGCCACGGGTTCGGGAACGCGCCTCTGGTCATCGCTCGTCCTTGCGCTCGTCGTCGCCGCCGGCGCGCGTCGAGGCGAGCAGGCGGAGCGCCGTCTCGGGAGTCGCCGTCGCCTCGACGACCAGCGTCAGCTCGTCCCCCGCCAGAATCAGCGTGCCGCCGTGCGGGACGATGCTCCGTCCGCCCCGCTGCACCGTCGCCAGCAGGACGTGCGGGCCGAGGCCAAGGTCGGCGACGACGCGCCCGTCGAACGCCGAAGCGGGCTCGACCAGCGCCTCGAGCACCTCCGCGCCCCCTTCGGGCGGCGGCGCGGGATGGTCGCGCCGCACGTCGAGGTCGAGCAGCTTGTCGTAGATCGGCTTGTCGCGCACAGCCTCGGCCGCGAGGTAGGCGGCGAAGGCGCCGAGCAGCAGCGCGTAGAGAAGCCCGTACTCGCCGGTCATTTCGACGATCAGCACGACGCCGGTGAGCGGCGAGCGCACCGAGCCGGCGAGCACGGCGACCATCCCGATCGTGGCGAAGACCGAGGGCGAGACTCCCGCCCCCGGCAGCAGCGCGGCGAGGAACGTCCCCGCGGCGAGGCCGAACGCGGCGCCCATCATCAGGATCGGCGCGAAGATCCCGCCCGGGACCCCCGTGCCGTAGCTCAGCGCGGTGAAGAGCAGCTTGCCGCAGGCGAGGACGAACGCGGCGAGCACGACGTCCGCGGCCTCGAACCGCCCCGCGAGAAGCCGCTGCGCGACGTCGTGACCCGTGCCGGTGAGTTGCGGCGCGAAGACGAGCGCGAGCCCGCCGAGCGCGCCGAGCGCGGCGCCGGCCGCCCAACGCGGGACGCGCAGCCGCGTCCGCGCGGCGCCGACGGCGAGGAGCGTCTTGTTGAAGAGGACGCCGAACAGCCCGCCCGCGGCTCCGACGAGCGCGACGAGCGGCAGCGCCTTCAGCGGCGCGGCCCCCGGATCGGCGAGCGAAAACGACGGCTCCTGCCCCGTGGCGAGGCGGAGCACCGCGACCGCGCAGACCGATGCTGCGAGCGCGGCGCCGTAGGTCAGCGCCGACATCTCCCGCTTCAACTCCTCCATCACGAAGACGAAGCCGGCGAGCGGCGCGTTGAAGGCCGCCGCCAGGCCGGCGCCGCCGCCCGCCGCGACGAGCGCGGGCATCGAGCGCCGCCGCACCTTCAGCGCCTTGCCGACGAACTGCCCGGCCGCGGCGCCGATCTGGATCGTCGGCCCTTCGCGGCCGAGGGACATCCCCGCGGCGAGGGCGAGGAAGCCGCCGACGAACTTCACGAGGACGAGCCGCAGGGGTCGGATCACCCGCAGGCTGAGCAGGGCGGCCTTGACGTGCGGGATGCCGCTGCCCCCCGCCTCGGGGGCGAAGCGGCCGGTCAGCCAGGCCGCGGCGGCGCCGAGTCCGGCGGTCGCGGCGACGAGCGGCAACGTCCCCCAGAGCCCCGCGGCGCGCGCCCACGCACCCCAACCGCGGCCGAGGGTCTGCGCCCCCTGCACCGCGAGCTGGAACAGGAGCGCGGCGGCGCCGGCGAGGACGCCGACGAGCGCGGCGCGGAGGAACTGGCGACGGCGGTGCTCCCGTCCGAGGAAGGGGGGCGGGGCGGGGGACGCGGACGATGAGGTTGCGGCGGTCATTTCGGTTTTCGCGGCGCGGCGCGCCGCGGAGCAAGCGTACCGACCGCGCCGCGGCGTCACAAGGCGGAGCGCCGACCGGGACGCGCCGCCCCATTCGGCGGCTGCAACAATCTCGGCGTCACCGTGAGCGGGGCGTGGTCGGCGGCCGCGGTGGCAAACAACAGCTTCCGCGTAAGTAATTCGGGCCGGTTGATTTTCGGCGTCCCGCTCCGATATAGTCGCGCGTCGTTCCGTCGGGGGATGTCCGGGGGCCAACAGGAAGGGCGTGAGTATGTTGTTCCGCCGCCACTTCACCATCATGGTCGTGCCCGACGCGCAGGCGCTCCTCAAGCGCTTCCATGTCCGCGGCGGCCAGATCTTCGGCGGGATCGTCGGCCTCGCGATCCTCGCCTGCTTGGCGATCAGTTCCCCGCTCCTGCTGCTCTGGGGCGTCCACGAGTCGCGCGAACTCTCGGCCGCCCGCGCCGAGCGGCAGCGGCTCGAGGCCCGCTCGCGCGACGTCGAGCAGGCGCTCTCCGACATGCGCCAGAAGCTCGCCGCCTACGAGAAGAAGACCGAGAAGCTGGCCTACCTCGCGGGGCTGGATGTCCAGCAGCCGAAGCCGCCGGGCGGCCGGATCATCGACCAGCGGGCGGCCGTCGCCGTCCGCTACGACGAGATGCGCAGCGAGGCGGTGGAGTTGGTGGACCGCGGCGCGTCGCTCGACCGGCGGATCGGCGTCGTCGAGTCGGCGATGGGGCGGCAGACCGAGCGGCTGGCGCACATGCCGTCGCTCGCGCCGACGCGCGGCCTGATCGGCGGCGGGTTCGGCTGGCGGCGCGACCCGTTCACCGGGCTCAAGCAGTTCCACCGCGGCCTCGACATCTGCGCGCCGATCGGCACGCCGGTCCGCGCGCCCGCCGACGGCGTCGTCCGCTCGACGGAGAGGGACGGCGGCTACGGCAACACGCTGACGATCGACCACGGCGACGGGATCGTGACCCGCTACGGCCACCTCTCGGCCTTCCGCGCCCGCCCCGGGCAACGGGTCCATCGCGGCGACGTCGTCGCCTTCGTCGGCAACACCGGCCGTTCGACCGGCTCGCACGTCCACTACGAGGTCGTGCTCCACGGCGCGGCGGTCGATCCGCTGCAGTTCCTGCCGGGGGACGACCTCTTCTGATCGGTCCCGACGTCCGGCGCGGGGGCGCCGACGCCGCGGGGGCGGCTTCGTCCGGGCCGGTCGCGCGCCGGGGGGCGCGGGTCCGGCTTTTGCGCTAGCCTCAACGGTCGCCTGCCCCGGGAGGGCGGGCGTCAATTCGCCACCGAGGGGACGGTCCACGCCCATGATGATCGACAAGGTTCTCGGCAAGATCTTCGGCACCAAGAACGAGCGCGAACTGAAGCGCCTTCAGCCGTACGTGGCGCAGATCAACGCGCTCGAGCCGGCGATCCGCGCCCTCTCGGACGCGGAGCTGCGCGCCAAGACCGACGAGTTCCGCGCCCGCCTCAAGGACGGCGCGACGCTGGACGACCTCCTCGTCGAGGCGTTCGCGGTCTGCCGCGAGGCCGGCCGGCGCGTGCTCAACATGCGCCACTTCGACGTCCAGCTGATCGGCGGCATCGTCCTGCACAGCGGAACGATCGCCGAGATGCGGACCGGAGAAGGGAAGACGCTCGTCGCCACCCTGCCGGTCTACCTCAACGCGCTGAGCGGCCGCGGCGTCCACGTCGTCACCGTCAACGACTACCTCGCCCGCCGCGACGCGGAGTGGATGGGGCGGCTCTACAAGTTCCTCGGCCTCACCGTCGGCTGCATCCAGCACAACCTCTCCGACGAGGAGCGCCAGGTCGCCTACAACAGCGACGTCACCTACGGCACCAACAACGAGTTCGGCTTCGACTACCTGCGCGACAACATGAAGTTCGGCCGCGACTCGATGGTCCAGCAGAAGGGGCACGTCTACGCGATCGTCGACGAAGTCGACTCGATCCTGATCGACGAGGCGCGCACGCCGCTGATCATCTCCGGTCCGTCGGAGGGGGACACGAGCATCTACTCCCGCTGCGACGGCGTGATCCCGAAGCTGAAGAAGGGCGCCGAGCTGGCCGGCGAGGGGACGCGCGAGGAGCGGGACGAGCTCGAGGCCTCGGGCGACTACGTCGTGGACATCAAGAACCGCAACGTCGTCCTCACCGAGCAGGGCGTCGTCCACGCGGAGAAGATCCTCGGCGTGGGGAACCTCTACGACCCGTCGAACATCATGTTTCTGCACGCCGTCAACCAGGCCCTCAGGGCCCACGCCATCTACCGGCGGGACGTGGACTACATGGTCGAGGACGGCGAGGTCGTCATCGTCGACGAATTCACCGGCCGCAAGATGCCGGGCCGGCGCTGGTCGGACGGGCTGCACCAGGCGGTCGAGGCCAAGGAAGGGGTCGAGGTGCGCAGCGAGAACCAGACGCTGGCCACGATCACCTTCCAGAACTACTTCCGCATGTACGAGAAGCTGTCCGGCATGACCGGCACGGCCGAGACGGAAGCGCCCGAATTCGCGCAGATCTACAAGCTGGACGTGATGGTCATCCCGACCAACCGCCCGATGGTCCGCGCCGACAACGCCGACATCATCTTCCGCACCGAGGAAGGGAAGTTCGCGGCGGTGGTCGAGGAGATCAAGAAGCTCCACGCCGACCGCAAGCCGATTCTCGTCGGCACCACCTCGGTCGAGAAGTCGGAGCGCCTCTCGACGATGCTCAAGCGGGCCGGCGTGCCGCATCAGGTGCTGAACGCCAAGCACCACGCCCGCGAAGCCGAGATCGTCGCCCAGGCCGGCCGCCTCGGCATGGTCACGATCGCGACGAACATGGCCGGCCGCGGCACCGACATCCTGCTCGGCGGCAACCCCGAGGCGCTCGCCAAGTCGCTCTGCCTCGAGGACGCCGGCCGCGGCTGGGAAGAGGCCGACGAGGCGGCGCGCGAGGCGGCGCTGGCCAAGGCCCGCGCGATCTGCGCCAAGGAGCACGACGAGGTCGTCGAGAAGGGCGGCCTGCACATCATCGGCACCGAGCGCCACGAGGCGCGGCGCATCGACAACCAGCTGCGCGGCCGCGCCGGCCGCCAGGGCGATCCGGGCGCCTCGCGCTTCTACCTCTCGCTCGAAGACGACCTGATGCGCCGCTTCGCCTCCTGGCTGATGGAGCGGGCGCTCGCCGGCGCGGACGACGCGCCGATCGAGTCGCGGATGGTCAGCAAGCAGATCGAGAAGGCGCAGAAGCAGGTCGAAGCGCAGAACTTCGAGATCCGCAAGCGGCTGCTCGAGTACGACGACGTCCAGAACCTGCAGCGGCAGGAGGTCTACGGCCTGCGGCGCGAACTGCTGGAAGGAAGCGACCAGCACGACTACATCGTCGAGCGCGCGCAGGACCTGCTGGAGTACCTGACCGAAGAGTACCTGACGGTGGACGCCGACGCGGAGCCGCGGACCGACGAGTACTGCGGCCAGGTGACGCACTTCTTCGGCTTCGATCCGCGCAAGGTCGGCGTGGACTTCGCCGACGGCCCGGAGGCCGCGCGCGAGGCGATTTGGAAGATCGCCTCGAACCGCTTCGACGACAAGGAGCAGCGGCTCGGGGCCGACCTGATGCGCCAGTACGAGCGCTGGATCGTGCTCCAGATCATCGACCAGCAGTGGAAGGACCACCTGCTGGCCCTCGACCACCTCAAGGAAGGGATCGGCCTGCGCGCCTACGCGCAGAAGGACCCGCTGGTCGAGTACAAGCGCGAGTCGTTCGACCTCTTCATGTCGATGAAGGAGCGGATCGAGGAGGAGACGATCCGCTACCTGATGCTCTTCGAGCCGCGGACCGAGGAGGATCGGCGGCGCGAGGAGGAGCGTCTGGAGCGCGAGCAGGAGATCCGCCGGCGGGAGCAGGAGGCGATCTTCCGCGCCGCTTCGGCCTCGAAGGCCGGGGAGGAAGGGCGTCAGGCCCAGACGGTGCGCAAGACCGCCGCGGAGCGGGTCGGGCGGAACGACCCTTGCCCCTGCGGCTCGGGCAAGAAATACAAGAAGTGCTGCGGGGCGGGAGCGTAGCCGCTTCCGGAACGGACGCCGCGCGGGGCCGGGGGGCGCGGCGGTTGCGTTGGTCCGCGTCGGGCCCGATGTTGCCCCAAGGCGCCGCGGGGCGCCGCGCGAGGGAGGAGTTCCGTGTCGCTGTTCATCGAAGTCATCGAGTGGCGCGAGGAGACGGGGCAGGAGCTGGTTCACCGCTTCGAG from bacterium includes the following:
- a CDS encoding class II SORL domain-containing protein, translated to KDPASGHQQAAFFVSLDAPAKFSAMSYCTLHGLWVSEEVHVEVE
- a CDS encoding class I SAM-dependent methyltransferase is translated as MTRGAFPNPWLGIPAADYEGHMGDPRVAQLQLLGDVFEESLREFRPAAVVVPGCATGNGFERIDPKATRRIVGIDINPEFLKLARERHAARLPGLELIRGDLAEVELEAGAFDFVFAGLIFEYVEPAPLLARCARWLRRGGVLGTALQLPCPAGKVSASVYPSLERLAPVIDLVDPARLDEAAAAAGFAPPRRRVAQLPNGKRFALGVHVRA
- the clcA gene encoding H(+)/Cl(-) exchange transporter ClcA, translating into MTAATSSSASPAPPPFLGREHRRRQFLRAALVGVLAGAAALLFQLAVQGAQTLGRGWGAWARAAGLWGTLPLVAATAGLGAAAAWLTGRFAPEAGGSGIPHVKAALLSLRVIRPLRLVLVKFVGGFLALAAGMSLGREGPTIQIGAAAGQFVGKALKVRRRSMPALVAAGGGAGLAAAFNAPLAGFVFVMEELKREMSALTYGAALAASVCAVAVLRLATGQEPSFSLADPGAAPLKALPLVALVGAAGGLFGVLFNKTLLAVGAARTRLRVPRWAAGAALGALGGLALVFAPQLTGTGHDVAQRLLAGRFEAADVVLAAFVLACGKLLFTALSYGTGVPGGIFAPILMMGAAFGLAAGTFLAALLPGAGVSPSVFATIGMVAVLAGSVRSPLTGVVLIVEMTGEYGLLYALLLGAFAAYLAAEAVRDKPIYDKLLDLDVRRDHPAPPPEGGAEVLEALVEPASAFDGRVVADLGLGPHVLLATVQRGGRSIVPHGGTLILAGDELTLVVEATATPETALRLLASTRAGGDDERKDER
- a CDS encoding M23 family metallopeptidase, which produces MLFRRHFTIMVVPDAQALLKRFHVRGGQIFGGIVGLAILACLAISSPLLLLWGVHESRELSAARAERQRLEARSRDVEQALSDMRQKLAAYEKKTEKLAYLAGLDVQQPKPPGGRIIDQRAAVAVRYDEMRSEAVELVDRGASLDRRIGVVESAMGRQTERLAHMPSLAPTRGLIGGGFGWRRDPFTGLKQFHRGLDICAPIGTPVRAPADGVVRSTERDGGYGNTLTIDHGDGIVTRYGHLSAFRARPGQRVHRGDVVAFVGNTGRSTGSHVHYEVVLHGAAVDPLQFLPGDDLF
- the secA gene encoding preprotein translocase subunit SecA, which encodes MIDKVLGKIFGTKNERELKRLQPYVAQINALEPAIRALSDAELRAKTDEFRARLKDGATLDDLLVEAFAVCREAGRRVLNMRHFDVQLIGGIVLHSGTIAEMRTGEGKTLVATLPVYLNALSGRGVHVVTVNDYLARRDAEWMGRLYKFLGLTVGCIQHNLSDEERQVAYNSDVTYGTNNEFGFDYLRDNMKFGRDSMVQQKGHVYAIVDEVDSILIDEARTPLIISGPSEGDTSIYSRCDGVIPKLKKGAELAGEGTREERDELEASGDYVVDIKNRNVVLTEQGVVHAEKILGVGNLYDPSNIMFLHAVNQALRAHAIYRRDVDYMVEDGEVVIVDEFTGRKMPGRRWSDGLHQAVEAKEGVEVRSENQTLATITFQNYFRMYEKLSGMTGTAETEAPEFAQIYKLDVMVIPTNRPMVRADNADIIFRTEEGKFAAVVEEIKKLHADRKPILVGTTSVEKSERLSTMLKRAGVPHQVLNAKHHAREAEIVAQAGRLGMVTIATNMAGRGTDILLGGNPEALAKSLCLEDAGRGWEEADEAAREAALAKARAICAKEHDEVVEKGGLHIIGTERHEARRIDNQLRGRAGRQGDPGASRFYLSLEDDLMRRFASWLMERALAGADDAPIESRMVSKQIEKAQKQVEAQNFEIRKRLLEYDDVQNLQRQEVYGLRRELLEGSDQHDYIVERAQDLLEYLTEEYLTVDADAEPRTDEYCGQVTHFFGFDPRKVGVDFADGPEAAREAIWKIASNRFDDKEQRLGADLMRQYERWIVLQIIDQQWKDHLLALDHLKEGIGLRAYAQKDPLVEYKRESFDLFMSMKERIEEETIRYLMLFEPRTEEDRRREEERLEREQEIRRREQEAIFRAASASKAGEEGRQAQTVRKTAAERVGRNDPCPCGSGKKYKKCCGAGA